A DNA window from Candidatus Roseilinea sp. contains the following coding sequences:
- a CDS encoding hypothetical protein (possible pseudo, frameshifted): MYPEVNARQARPRRLLHLAAQAALVSSLFGSAMPAQAGPPRSAPQRAVPLAPAAPLAPAAPAHDQAGGAVTFSAGWLYTCAMRNGALLCVGANNYGQLGDGTTVDRTTPVTVTGMVSSVTAVSAGSHNACAIRNGALLCWGWNYYGQLGDGTTINRTTPVSVTGMSAGVTAVSAGFGHTCAIRNGALLCWGANYSGQLGVTASSATPVTVTGMSTGVTAFSAGGSHTCAIRNGALLCWGG; encoded by the coding sequence ATGTATCCTGAAGTGAACGCAAGGCAAGCGCGACCGCGCCGATTGCTTCACCTCGCGGCGCAAGCCGCGTTAGTGTCTAGTCTGTTCGGCAGCGCGATGCCGGCCCAGGCCGGCCCGCCCCGCAGCGCGCCGCAGCGGGCCGTCCCCCTAGCCCCGGCCGCTCCGCTGGCCCCGGCCGCGCCCGCCCACGACCAGGCCGGCGGCGCCGTCACCTTCTCGGCCGGCTGGTTGTACACCTGCGCCATGCGCAATGGCGCGCTGCTGTGCGTGGGGGCTAACAACTACGGCCAGCTCGGCGACGGGACGACTGTGGATCGCACCACACCGGTCACCGTCACCGGCATGGTCAGCAGCGTGACGGCCGTCTCGGCCGGCAGTCATAACGCCTGCGCCATTCGCAATGGCGCGCTGCTGTGCTGGGGGTGGAACTACTACGGCCAGCTCGGCGACGGGACGACGATCAATCGCACCACGCCGGTCAGCGTCACCGGCATGAGCGCCGGCGTGACGGCCGTCTCGGCCGGCTTTGGTCACACCTGCGCCATTCGCAATGGCGCGCTGCTGTGCTGGGGAGCTAACTACTCCGGCCAGCTCGGCGTGACTGCGAGTAGCGCCACGCCGGTCACCGTCACCGGCATGAGCACCGGCGTGACGGCCTTCTCGGCCGGCGGGAGTCACACCTGCGCTATTCGCAATGGTGCGCTGCTGTGCTGGGGGGGATAA